Proteins from a genomic interval of Salifodinibacter halophilus:
- a CDS encoding WYL domain-containing protein has product TAFRSVATAVLDRKRLTFEYRARSTDERTRRSVSPQRLTHYRENWYLDAWDHERDALRSFSVDRISAAKVGEDAARDVAD; this is encoded by the coding sequence GACCGCATTCCGCTCGGTCGCCACCGCGGTGCTCGACCGCAAGCGCCTGACCTTCGAATACCGCGCCCGCTCCACCGACGAGCGCACCCGCCGCAGCGTGTCGCCGCAGCGGCTGACGCACTATCGCGAAAACTGGTACCTCGATGCCTGGGACCACGAACGTGATGCGCTGCGCAGCTTCTCGGTCGACCGCATCAGCGCGGCCAAGGTCGGCGAGGACGCGGCGCGCGATGTCGCCGACG